One stretch of Thermococcus sp. 21S9 DNA includes these proteins:
- a CDS encoding EamA family transporter, which translates to MRRGYLLVFLSASMWGTLGIFATYIYRYGVDSFTMVFWRVLFALIILGTYISLFLRENPFTREKLWFYAVYGLVGVFAFYTLYFYTVKISSVGFAVLLVYTAPAFSVILGRLIFKEPVITEKAIALAMVLAGVLLVAGNVDFNVSHLALLTGIATGFTYALYGVLAKFGVRNERPERVLFMTLLFGLFFLAPFSKFSVPRGAIPYLLGLAFFPTFLGYTLYNHALKEVEVSRASIVATVEPVVAIVLAYILFGEALTPLQLLGGALIIGASILVHMREGKN; encoded by the coding sequence ATGAGGCGCGGTTACCTTCTCGTTTTTCTTTCCGCTTCAATGTGGGGAACCCTGGGAATCTTCGCCACCTACATCTACCGCTACGGCGTCGATTCCTTCACGATGGTCTTCTGGCGCGTTCTCTTCGCTCTGATAATTCTCGGAACCTACATCTCGCTCTTCCTGCGCGAGAACCCCTTCACGCGCGAGAAGCTGTGGTTCTACGCGGTTTACGGTCTCGTTGGAGTTTTCGCCTTCTACACCCTCTACTTCTACACCGTTAAAATCTCATCAGTTGGCTTCGCGGTTCTGCTCGTCTACACAGCCCCAGCTTTCTCGGTAATCCTCGGCAGGTTAATCTTCAAGGAGCCGGTGATAACCGAGAAGGCGATAGCCCTGGCGATGGTCCTTGCTGGAGTTCTCCTCGTCGCCGGCAACGTTGACTTCAACGTGAGCCACTTGGCCTTGCTGACCGGCATAGCGACCGGCTTCACCTACGCCCTCTACGGAGTCCTCGCCAAGTTCGGCGTCAGGAACGAGAGGCCCGAGAGGGTTCTCTTCATGACCCTGCTCTTCGGCCTGTTCTTCCTCGCCCCCTTCTCTAAGTTCTCCGTTCCGAGGGGGGCGATTCCCTACCTCCTCGGCCTGGCTTTCTTCCCGACGTTCCTCGGCTACACCCTCTACAACCACGCCCTTAAGGAGGTCGAGGTCAGCAGGGCCAGCATAGTTGCGACCGTTGAGCCGGTGGTGGCGATAGTTCTCGCGTACATTCTGTTCGGCGAGGCCCTAACGCCACTCCAGCTCCTCGGTGGGGCGCTCATAATAGGGGCATCAATCCTCGTGCACATGAGGGAGGGAAAGAACTGA
- a CDS encoding ABC transporter ATP-binding protein, whose translation MTKNVLEVRNLKMYYFTSKGVVKAVDNISFDLKKGEVLGLAGESGCGKSSLGFTLLGMPTPPGKIVDGSIKIDGREIVGLPEDVLRREIRWQKISMIFQGAMNALNPVYTIGFQMTEPLIYHKGMKQEEALDRAQKYLELVGLDPEIVYRYPHELSGGMKQRVVIAMALLMEPSVVIADEPTTALDVIVQAQIINLMKRLKKELNLSMIFITHDLSILAEISDKVAIMYAGKIIEIGDSEKIYYEPAHPYTQKLLAAIPRLHEDVERLEFIPGQPPNLINPPKGCRFHPRCPYAMDVCKEQEPELKEIDKDHYAACWLL comes from the coding sequence ATGACTAAGAACGTCCTTGAAGTTAGGAACCTCAAGATGTATTACTTCACCAGCAAGGGTGTCGTCAAGGCCGTTGACAACATCAGCTTCGACCTCAAGAAGGGAGAAGTGCTTGGACTTGCCGGAGAAAGTGGATGTGGCAAGTCCTCCCTTGGTTTTACCCTTTTGGGTATGCCCACCCCGCCAGGAAAGATAGTCGACGGAAGCATCAAGATTGACGGCAGGGAGATAGTCGGTCTCCCCGAGGACGTCCTCAGAAGGGAAATCCGCTGGCAGAAGATTTCGATGATATTCCAGGGAGCAATGAACGCCCTCAACCCGGTTTACACCATCGGCTTCCAGATGACCGAGCCCCTCATATACCACAAGGGCATGAAGCAGGAGGAGGCCCTTGACAGGGCCCAGAAGTACCTTGAGCTCGTCGGTCTTGACCCGGAGATAGTCTACCGCTACCCCCACGAGCTCTCGGGTGGTATGAAACAGCGTGTCGTCATTGCCATGGCCCTCCTCATGGAACCGAGCGTCGTCATAGCGGACGAGCCGACGACGGCCCTTGACGTTATCGTCCAGGCGCAGATTATCAACCTCATGAAGAGGCTCAAGAAGGAACTCAACCTCTCGATGATATTCATCACCCACGACCTCAGTATCCTTGCAGAGATTAGCGACAAGGTCGCCATCATGTACGCGGGTAAGATAATCGAGATTGGAGACAGCGAGAAGATTTACTACGAGCCGGCCCACCCGTACACCCAGAAGCTCCTCGCGGCAATACCGAGGCTTCACGAGGACGTTGAGAGGCTCGAATTCATCCCAGGACAGCCACCCAACCTCATCAACCCGCCGAAGGGCTGTCGCTTCCACCCGAGGTGCCCCTACGCGATGGACGTTTGTAAGGAGCAGGAGCCCGAGCTGAAGGAGATTGATAAGGACCACTACGCGGCATGCTGGTTGCTGTGA
- a CDS encoding DUF61 family protein: MNPENALLREIYRINSHLPAKRPTLAQLISDSEPSVKLRDGSVHSFRKTELERIKGLLDPGDEEKLLLPIVLEIVSDFRGYFRVRGKVAVKVIDRLLGSYDPLDEPEERLYPRYLLPRVRRELPTTTTYAFIAE, encoded by the coding sequence ATGAACCCTGAAAACGCCCTCCTAAGGGAAATCTATCGCATAAACAGCCACCTTCCTGCGAAGAGGCCAACCCTCGCCCAGCTCATATCTGACAGCGAGCCGTCTGTTAAGCTACGGGACGGAAGCGTGCACTCCTTCCGAAAAACAGAGCTCGAGAGGATTAAGGGTCTTCTTGACCCCGGCGACGAGGAGAAACTGCTCCTCCCGATAGTCCTTGAGATAGTGAGCGACTTCAGGGGCTACTTCAGAGTCAGGGGAAAGGTCGCGGTCAAGGTGATAGACAGGCTCCTCGGCTCCTACGACCCCCTTGACGAGCCCGAGGAGAGGCTTTACCCAAGGTACCTGCTCCCCAGGGTGAGGAGAGAGTTGCCGACGACCACAACCTACGCATTCATAGCGGAGTGA
- a CDS encoding NAD+ synthase produces MRELDYNSVVEIITAFIREKVDEARAEGVVIGISGGIDSATTAYLAVRALGKEKVLGLIMPYYQNRDVEDAKLVCSSLGIECREINIRPIVDSFVSQLGFQPDKRSLGNIMARTRMVLLYAHANERNLLVLGTSNRSEFLTGYFTKWGDGASDYAPLINLYKTEVWEIAKLVGVPERIIEKKPTAGLWEGQTDEDELGISYRLLDEILWRLVDLLKDKEEIAEELGIPIERVEYVENLVKRSEHKRRLPLGPSF; encoded by the coding sequence ATGAGGGAGCTTGACTACAACTCCGTCGTCGAGATAATCACGGCCTTTATCCGGGAGAAAGTGGACGAGGCGAGAGCGGAGGGCGTCGTGATAGGGATAAGCGGGGGCATAGACAGCGCAACAACGGCTTACCTCGCGGTTAGGGCCCTCGGGAAGGAAAAAGTTCTCGGTCTAATAATGCCCTACTACCAGAACCGGGACGTTGAAGACGCTAAACTGGTTTGCTCCTCCCTTGGAATCGAGTGCAGGGAGATAAACATAAGGCCCATCGTTGACTCGTTCGTTTCTCAGCTCGGCTTCCAGCCCGACAAGAGGAGCCTCGGCAACATCATGGCGAGAACGAGGATGGTTCTCCTGTACGCCCACGCCAACGAGAGGAACCTCCTCGTCCTCGGAACCAGCAACAGGAGCGAGTTCCTCACCGGCTACTTCACCAAGTGGGGCGACGGGGCGAGCGACTACGCACCCCTCATAAACCTCTACAAGACCGAGGTCTGGGAAATAGCGAAGCTCGTCGGCGTTCCCGAGAGGATAATCGAGAAGAAACCCACCGCCGGCCTCTGGGAGGGCCAGACCGACGAAGACGAGCTTGGCATAAGCTACCGCCTCCTCGACGAAATCCTCTGGCGCCTCGTTGACCTGCTGAAGGACAAGGAAGAAATAGCCGAAGAACTTGGCATACCAATCGAGCGGGTCGAATACGTTGAGAACCTCGTTAAGAGGAGCGAGCACAAGCGCCGTTTGCCACTGGGTCCGAGCTTCTGA
- the glnA gene encoding type I glutamate--ammonia ligase yields the protein MNESAKLLGVSAKGPRFLQLIFVDINGVPKGMEVPIARYEEAVEEGIAFDGSSIPGFQGIEDSDLIFKADPSTYAEVPWEGIARVYGYIYKDGKPYKADPRGVLRRALEKLEKAGFKAYIGPEPEFYLFKKNGTWELHIPDSGGYFDLVTLDKARELRREIALYMPAFGLVPEVLHHEVGKAQHEIDFRYDEALKTADNIVSFKYVVKAIAEMRGLYATFMPKPLYGYPGNGMHLHISLWKDGENAFIGEDGLSETALHFIAGILEHAKALTALTNPTVNSYKRLVPGYEAPVYISWGYRNRSALIRVPAFWGNGARIEYRCPDPSANPYLAFSAILLAGLDGIKRKLEPEAYVETNVYEMSDEERTKAGIETLPGSLGEALEELKKDRVVREALGEAYDNFIAYKEREWSEYVAYLESRELPLETKKVTEWELERYFYV from the coding sequence ATGAACGAAAGTGCAAAGCTCCTCGGCGTCAGCGCAAAGGGCCCGAGGTTCCTCCAGCTCATATTCGTTGACATAAACGGCGTTCCAAAGGGAATGGAAGTCCCGATAGCGAGGTACGAGGAGGCAGTCGAGGAGGGCATAGCCTTCGACGGCTCCTCGATTCCCGGGTTCCAGGGCATAGAGGACAGCGACCTCATATTCAAGGCTGACCCGAGCACCTACGCCGAGGTTCCCTGGGAGGGCATAGCGAGGGTCTACGGCTACATATACAAGGACGGGAAGCCCTACAAGGCCGACCCAAGGGGAGTTCTCAGGAGGGCCCTTGAAAAGCTTGAGAAAGCCGGCTTCAAGGCATACATCGGGCCGGAGCCGGAGTTCTACCTCTTCAAGAAGAACGGAACCTGGGAGCTCCACATACCCGACAGCGGGGGCTACTTCGACCTCGTAACCCTCGACAAGGCCAGAGAGCTGAGGAGGGAGATAGCCCTCTACATGCCGGCCTTTGGCCTCGTTCCGGAGGTGCTCCACCACGAGGTCGGAAAGGCCCAGCACGAGATTGACTTCCGCTACGACGAGGCCCTCAAGACCGCCGACAACATCGTGAGCTTCAAGTACGTCGTCAAGGCCATCGCCGAGATGCGCGGTTTATACGCCACCTTCATGCCGAAGCCCCTCTACGGCTACCCCGGCAACGGAATGCACCTCCACATAAGCCTCTGGAAGGACGGAGAAAATGCCTTCATCGGCGAGGACGGGCTGAGCGAGACCGCTTTGCACTTCATAGCCGGAATACTGGAACACGCGAAGGCACTAACGGCCCTGACCAACCCGACCGTGAACAGCTACAAGCGTCTCGTTCCGGGCTATGAGGCTCCGGTCTACATCAGCTGGGGCTACAGGAACAGGAGCGCGCTAATCCGTGTCCCGGCCTTCTGGGGCAACGGGGCGAGGATAGAGTACCGCTGTCCGGACCCGAGCGCCAACCCGTACCTGGCTTTCTCGGCGATACTCCTGGCTGGACTCGACGGAATCAAGAGGAAACTCGAGCCAGAGGCCTATGTCGAGACCAACGTCTACGAGATGAGCGATGAGGAGAGGACCAAAGCGGGAATCGAGACCCTTCCTGGAAGCCTCGGAGAGGCGCTGGAGGAGCTGAAGAAGGACAGGGTTGTCAGGGAGGCGCTCGGAGAGGCCTACGATAACTTCATCGCCTACAAGGAAAGGGAGTGGAGCGAGTACGTTGCCTACCTCGAAAGCAGGGAACTCCCGCTTGAAACCAAGAAGGTTACCGAGTGGGAGCTCGAGAGGTACTTCTACGTTTGA
- a CDS encoding ABC transporter ATP-binding protein codes for MAEPILKVENLKKYFPLKRGFLAGLRGEPQRFVHAVDGVSFEIYKQQVFALVGESGCGKSTTGRLIVKLLEPTDGKIYLEGEDVTEIKTKEEILAYRRKVQMIFQDPFASLNPRFRIFDVLEEPLLIHGIGETRAEREELIYKALEMVKITPPEEYVGRFPHMLSGGQRQRVAIARALILNPTFIVADEPVSMLDVSIRAEILELMKNLKDKMGVTYLYITHDMSTARYFADWMAVMYLGRIVEMGPAEKVIDNPLHPYTRALLAAVPEPKPERRNVIKELPIKGEVPSAVNIPPGCRFHPRCIYAKKGLCDVEHPKLIEYEHNHWAECHLVGKF; via the coding sequence ATGGCCGAGCCGATACTCAAGGTTGAAAACCTCAAGAAGTACTTCCCGCTCAAGAGGGGCTTCCTCGCCGGTCTGCGCGGTGAGCCTCAGCGCTTCGTTCACGCGGTTGACGGAGTCAGCTTTGAAATCTACAAACAGCAGGTCTTTGCACTCGTCGGTGAGAGTGGCTGTGGTAAGTCCACCACAGGAAGGCTCATAGTCAAGCTCCTCGAACCGACCGACGGTAAGATTTACCTGGAGGGCGAGGACGTCACCGAGATTAAGACCAAGGAGGAAATCCTTGCCTACAGAAGGAAGGTTCAGATGATATTCCAGGACCCGTTCGCCTCACTCAACCCGCGTTTCAGGATTTTCGACGTCCTTGAAGAGCCCCTCCTCATTCACGGCATCGGTGAGACCAGGGCCGAGCGTGAGGAGCTCATCTACAAGGCCCTTGAGATGGTCAAAATAACGCCTCCGGAAGAGTACGTCGGCAGGTTCCCGCACATGCTCTCCGGTGGACAGAGACAGCGTGTCGCTATTGCAAGGGCCCTCATCCTGAACCCGACGTTCATCGTTGCGGATGAGCCTGTGTCGATGCTTGACGTGTCGATTCGTGCGGAGATTCTCGAGCTCATGAAGAACCTCAAGGACAAGATGGGCGTTACCTACCTCTACATTACCCACGACATGTCAACGGCAAGGTACTTCGCTGACTGGATGGCGGTCATGTACCTCGGTAGAATCGTCGAAATGGGCCCTGCTGAGAAGGTCATTGACAACCCGCTCCACCCGTACACCAGGGCGTTGCTGGCGGCGGTTCCCGAGCCGAAGCCCGAGAGGAGAAACGTCATCAAGGAGCTCCCGATTAAGGGTGAGGTCCCGAGCGCCGTCAACATTCCGCCGGGATGCAGGTTCCACCCGAGGTGTATCTACGCCAAGAAGGGCCTCTGTGACGTTGAACACCCGAAGCTTATCGAGTACGAGCACAACCACTGGGCAGAGTGCCACCTCGTTGGCAAGTTCTGA